GCTTCGGCACGATAATCGCCGAGAGTGGCATCATCCGCAACGAGAACTTCATCTGCTCCATACTGAAAAGCCTGTTCGGCAATCGCACCCACATTTTCACCCATCACGACCGCGGTCACGCCGCCGCCCAATGACTCGGCCAGCGCCAGCCCCGCGCCGATGGTTTCCCACGACGAAGGCAGCGCTTCGCCTTTGAATTGGTCAATATACGCCCAAATTTTGTTTGTCATTAGAGCACCTTCTCTGCCATGATCTTGTCGGCTAATGTTGCGGTGATTTCTGCCGGGCTGCCGCCGGTGATGATTTCGGTAGCGATTTCACGTTGGGGCGGAGCCATGATCTCGGGCCAGGCCACTACGGGGGCGGGGGCTGCGATGCCCAACTCGCCCAGCGCCCACACGGGGATGGTAGCGCGGGCGGCCTTGCGGATGCCCATGAAGGACGGGTAGCGCGGCTCACCGTAATCTTTGATCACGCTGACCACGGCGGGCAGGCTGCTGGTGACGACTTGACGGCCTTCTTCGATGGCGCGTTCTACTTTGATGCCCTCGGCGCTGAGTTCGTCAATCGCCGAGACGAGGGTGAGCGCAGGCCAACCGAGCACACGCGCCACCTGAGCGGGGAGCGTGCCGGTATCGCTGTCAATGGCCTGTTTGCCGAAGAATACCAGCCCAACATCCTCCACTTTGGCGATGGCCGCGGCCAAGACGCGCGCCGCGGCCACATTGTCGGAGCCCGCCAGCGCCGGGTCGGAGACCAGCACGGCTTCGTTGCAACCCATCGCCAGAGCGTGTTTCAGGGCTTCGGTTTCGTCTGCCTTGCCCATGCTGATGACGGTGACGTTGCCGCCGAGATCGCCTGCTTTTTGCAGCGCGGCTTCAACGGCGTATTCATCCCAGGGATTGATCACCAATGGCGCTTCACCCCACGAGATTTGCCCGCCATCCACCGTGAGTTGCGCAGCGGAATCGGGAACCTGTTTGACACATACTACGATATTCAAAGGTAGCCTCCTTTATGAGTTAGGGATGGTAAATTTGGATGTTGTCGAATCGTAATTCCTAATTTTCTATCCCTAATTTGCTTCTTTGTATGCCGGCATTTCCATGCGCAGCGGTTTGTCTTTACGTTCGCCCAGGGCATAGCTGGCCTGGATGAGTTGTTGAATTTCGTTGCTGCCTTCGTAGATCACTGCGCCGCGCGCGTTGCGCAGGTAGCGTTCTACGTTGTACTCGTCGCTGAAGCCGTAAGCGCCGTGAATTTGAATGGCTTCGTTGGCGGCCTCAAAGGATTTTTCGGTGGCGAACCACTTGGCCGCCGAGGTCTCTTTCGTGTTGCGCTGGCCTCTGTTTTTCATCCAGCCCGCTTTGAGATAGAGCAGTTGCGCGGCTTCGTAGTTCAGCGCCATGTGCGCGATTTTCGATTGAATCAGTTGGTGCTGGGCAATCGGTTTGCCAAAGGCTTTGCGCTCGTTGGCATAGTCTACACTGGCTTCCATCGCGGCGCGGATCAGCCCGGTTGCGCCTGCGGCCACGGTGTAGCGTCCGTTGTCAAAGGCCGACATCGTAATTTTGAACCCTTCGCCTTCTTCGCCGATGCGATTTTCAGCGGGAACGCGTGCGTCCTGAAAGTTGATCCAGCCGGTGGAACCGGCGCGCACGCCCAACTTGCCGTGGATGTCGCCGCGCGTCACCCCGGGGGTGGTCAAATCGACAATGAAGGCTGTCAATCCCCCGGATGGTTTTGCTGTATTGCCGCTGGTGCGAACCGTCACCAGAGCGTAGTCGGCCTTGCTAGCCAGCGAAATCCACATCTTCTCGCCATTGAGAATATAATCATCACCATCGCGCTTGGCCGTAGCCTGAATATTGCTGAAATCTGACCCCGCGCCCGGTTCGGTGAAGGCTCCCGCGCCAATCTTCTCGCCGCGCGCCAGCGGCACCAAAATTTTTTCCTTCTGTTCTTCCGTTCCCCATTGCCACAGGGTCATACTGCATAGGCCAGTATGCACCGACATGACCACGCGCAAGGTGGTATCTACGGCTTCAAGTTCTTCGCAGGCCAGGCCCAGCGAAATATAGTCCATGCCCTGGCCGCTGTATTTCTCGGGGATGCAAATGCCCAAAATGCCCAACTCGCCCATACGGGGCAAAATGAAGGGCGCCATTTCTTGCTTGCGGTCGTATTCCTGAATAACGGGCGCAACTTCCTTTTGGGCGAAATCGCGCACCATTCTTTGCACCATACGATGCTCTTCAGTAAGGCCAAAGTTCATGTATTCGGTTCTCCTGTATATATAAGAATAAGCTGATGCTATTATAATACAGCCTATTTAGGGTATTTAAGATACACTTAAGCCTCGATTTTAGTGTATTTCTTCTAAAAATTTACGGGCTTTTTGGGTATCGCCGTGGTTTTATCCCAGATATTGGGAAGACACGATAATTCCTAAAGAGCCAATTTGCACCAACAACTTGTAGGGCAATTATTATGAACAATCGTTTCTTCGCATTAGTCAAAGACCATTTATTCCAGAATTTTGTTCTGGTAACAGCTTTTATTGCCTTCTCTTTTCCATCTGGTAACTATCATGTGTTTTCTGGTTTGCCTTTTCAGCATTCACACGAATACACTTGGTTTGTAATATTTCTACCTTTTATTTTTAGCCGTCGTGTGCGCCGAATGTACCAGGTGGTTTTGGTACAACGAAATGGGAAAGTTGGCCGGATTGTATTTGGTGTCTCGACTTTGGCATTAACACTAAAAATAGTTGTTTTTGCTTTCGGCGTGAATGATGGTTTTCAGGCTTGCTATCGTTCTTTGCCGGAATCGTTGCCCAATGAACAGTGCGAACGTTCCTATGAAAATTTTCTTTTCCAAGAAAATATTACTCGTTTTGATAAACAGCTTAATTTTACAAGTAATCGTCGGGGGATAACAACATCTGTTGCCAATATCCGAGAAGGGTATATTGAAAATTGGCATCTTTCTTTCTTTAACTCTGGAAGATTCAATTATTCGCCTGATATTGAAGGTAATATTTGGCGGCAAAGATTACCTTTCTCAGCAAACTGGTCTGGCGAGATAGTCGTTCAAGATGAACAAATTTTACAATTATCCTATACAGGAGAAGGTGAGATTTCCCTGGACAATAAAGTTTTTATTATGTCTCCTAGTTATGCTGAAGAAATCATTATC
The DNA window shown above is from Chloroflexota bacterium and carries:
- a CDS encoding electron transfer flavoprotein subunit beta/FixA family protein, coding for MNIVVCVKQVPDSAAQLTVDGGQISWGEAPLVINPWDEYAVEAALQKAGDLGGNVTVISMGKADETEALKHALAMGCNEAVLVSDPALAGSDNVAAARVLAAAIAKVEDVGLVFFGKQAIDSDTGTLPAQVARVLGWPALTLVSAIDELSAEGIKVERAIEEGRQVVTSSLPAVVSVIKDYGEPRYPSFMGIRKAARATIPVWALGELGIAAPAPVVAWPEIMAPPQREIATEIITGGSPAEITATLADKIMAEKVL
- a CDS encoding butyryl-CoA dehydrogenase, producing the protein MNFGLTEEHRMVQRMVRDFAQKEVAPVIQEYDRKQEMAPFILPRMGELGILGICIPEKYSGQGMDYISLGLACEELEAVDTTLRVVMSVHTGLCSMTLWQWGTEEQKEKILVPLARGEKIGAGAFTEPGAGSDFSNIQATAKRDGDDYILNGEKMWISLASKADYALVTVRTSGNTAKPSGGLTAFIVDLTTPGVTRGDIHGKLGVRAGSTGWINFQDARVPAENRIGEEGEGFKITMSAFDNGRYTVAAGATGLIRAAMEASVDYANERKAFGKPIAQHQLIQSKIAHMALNYEAAQLLYLKAGWMKNRGQRNTKETSAAKWFATEKSFEAANEAIQIHGAYGFSDEYNVERYLRNARGAVIYEGSNEIQQLIQASYALGERKDKPLRMEMPAYKEAN